A stretch of the Balneola vulgaris DSM 17893 genome encodes the following:
- a CDS encoding DUF305 domain-containing protein, with the protein MEPSKHEHGNYLKFFIMIGTSMIAMFFLMYLHSYELINHAWFSETRLFMTMIMGGAMIIIMLAFMLNMYKNKKANMMIFISGFILIISSIWLVRSQSTVTGTDYMEGMIPHHSIAILTSERANIKDERVRKLADEIIKAQLREIKEMEWLIEDIKKNGIAETAEEANSRPVPIFEGSLN; encoded by the coding sequence ATGGAACCGTCAAAACATGAACATGGAAACTATCTGAAATTTTTCATCATGATAGGAACATCAATGATAGCGATGTTCTTTTTAATGTACCTGCATTCATATGAGCTAATAAACCACGCTTGGTTTAGTGAAACGCGTTTATTTATGACCATGATAATGGGCGGCGCAATGATCATAATTATGTTGGCCTTTATGTTGAATATGTACAAGAATAAAAAAGCCAACATGATGATTTTTATAAGTGGATTTATATTAATCATATCATCCATTTGGCTAGTTCGAAGTCAAAGTACAGTTACGGGAACAGACTATATGGAAGGCATGATTCCTCATCATTCGATTGCCATTTTGACTAGCGAACGTGCAAATATCAAAGATGAAAGAGTTCGAAAACTAGCCGACGAAATCATAAAAGCTCAGCTTAGAGAAATAAAAGAAATGGAATGGCTCATTGAAGACATTAAAAAAAATGGAATTGCTGAAACAGCAGAAGAAGCGAATTCAAGACCGGTTCCAATCTTTGAAGGGAGTTTGAATTAA
- a CDS encoding TolC family protein translates to MRRLFQNIESYTSLIKLGTTGSISSPKSENYEQFKKANLSSKEQKKKSPLERGFRGVFYMLIILLLSSTLNAQNLESYQQEAAQNNPELKASFNRYLSELENGPQVGALPDPEVAFAYFISPIETRVGPQKARVSVTQMFPWFGSLSEKRLVSEANAKAQFEQFQEQRNRIFYQMEMIWSDLFEVEQQIRIAEEHLSIINTLLEVSLSRYENGLTSQVDVLRAQIEQEDLKTQIELLKDNRGLMIERFNEFRNVDKSSEVIIPDNLSMSMLTKDKDDLRLTIIQKNPNLNKLRYREEASKEMVSLADRDGKPSFGIGFDYIATGERSDVANLPDNGKDAFVARASFKIPLFRNKYNAKVQQAELNLNTVQQDIITLENKLETDLLTALRDRNDAQRRFNLYHTKQIQRVEQAINILMESYSTDASDFEEILRLQRKLLEYQLKRIQASADLYMANSYINYLMGVNNISENEINY, encoded by the coding sequence ATGAGACGATTATTTCAAAATATAGAATCGTATACCTCTCTGATCAAATTGGGAACAACCGGTTCGATCAGTTCCCCTAAAAGCGAGAATTACGAACAGTTTAAGAAAGCAAATCTCTCTTCGAAGGAACAAAAGAAAAAGTCCCCTCTTGAGAGGGGATTCAGGGGTGTGTTTTATATGCTGATAATCCTGTTACTTTCTTCAACTCTAAACGCCCAAAACCTGGAAAGCTACCAGCAGGAGGCTGCACAGAATAATCCCGAGCTTAAAGCTTCGTTCAACAGGTATTTATCAGAATTGGAAAATGGTCCTCAGGTTGGGGCTTTACCTGACCCCGAAGTGGCATTTGCTTATTTCATTAGTCCGATCGAAACCAGAGTTGGACCACAAAAGGCACGCGTTTCTGTAACTCAAATGTTTCCGTGGTTTGGTAGTTTATCTGAAAAGAGGTTGGTATCTGAAGCGAATGCAAAAGCACAATTTGAACAATTTCAGGAACAAAGAAATCGCATTTTCTATCAGATGGAAATGATTTGGAGCGATTTATTTGAAGTAGAGCAACAAATCAGAATTGCAGAAGAGCACCTCAGCATTATAAATACGTTGCTTGAAGTTAGTTTAAGTAGGTATGAAAATGGATTGACATCACAAGTTGATGTACTCAGGGCACAGATCGAACAAGAAGATCTTAAAACTCAAATTGAGTTGTTAAAGGACAATCGTGGTTTAATGATTGAGCGTTTTAATGAATTCAGAAATGTGGATAAAAGCTCGGAAGTTATTATTCCGGATAACTTATCCATGTCAATGTTAACAAAAGATAAGGATGATCTCAGGTTAACTATTATTCAAAAAAACCCGAATCTTAATAAACTCAGATACAGAGAAGAAGCATCAAAGGAAATGGTTTCTTTAGCTGATAGAGACGGAAAGCCTTCCTTTGGAATTGGTTTCGACTATATAGCAACCGGAGAAAGATCTGATGTTGCAAACCTTCCTGATAATGGAAAAGATGCTTTTGTAGCCCGAGCCAGTTTTAAGATTCCACTTTTCAGAAATAAGTATAATGCCAAAGTTCAGCAGGCAGAACTGAACCTTAATACAGTTCAGCAGGATATAATCACATTAGAAAATAAATTAGAGACCGATCTTTTAACTGCATTAAGGGATCGGAATGACGCTCAAAGAAGATTTAATTTATACCATACCAAACAAATTCAACGAGTTGAACAGGCCATCAACATTTTGATGGAATCTTATTCTACAGATGCTTCTGATTTTGAAGAAATTCTCAGGTTGCAACGAAAGCTACTCGAATACCAATTAAAACGAATTCAGGCTTCAGCCGATCTGTACATGGCGAATAGCTACATCAATTACCTCATGGGTGTGAATAACATCTCTGAAAATGAAATTAATTATTAA
- a CDS encoding DUF3347 domain-containing protein, whose amino-acid sequence MKTYLIALIALLMSTASVQAQDKNKHAHDDHLSILISEYMDFKNALVVDDFDKAQRHISKFSKEVKSNYEMNEHNEHQKKHGTHHQKMLTAVESASEAKNIEELRSSLLLITEELVKAVENQGYDKNALYVQFCPMANNRQGAKWLSESEKIANPYFGQKMHKCGSTVREINK is encoded by the coding sequence ATGAAAACTTATCTAATTGCACTTATAGCTTTATTAATGAGTACTGCAAGTGTACAAGCTCAAGATAAAAATAAGCACGCTCACGACGATCATTTATCAATTTTGATCAGTGAATACATGGATTTTAAAAATGCTCTGGTAGTAGATGACTTTGATAAAGCACAGAGACATATTTCTAAATTTTCTAAGGAAGTAAAATCTAATTATGAGATGAATGAGCACAATGAGCATCAAAAAAAGCATGGTACTCATCATCAAAAAATGCTCACAGCTGTTGAATCTGCATCTGAAGCAAAAAATATAGAAGAGTTGAGAAGCTCATTACTTTTGATTACAGAAGAGCTTGTGAAGGCAGTGGAAAATCAAGGGTATGATAAAAATGCCTTATATGTTCAATTCTGTCCAATGGCGAATAATAGACAAGGAGCGAAATGGTTGAGTGAAAGTGAGAAAATTGCTAATCCTTATTTCGGACAGAAAATGCATAAATGTGGTTCAACTGTAAGAGAAATAAATAAGTAA
- a CDS encoding efflux RND transporter periplasmic adaptor subunit, with translation MNNLKKYGLYILIGVVGVILGGLLFGENGTNTHTMEQSGQLGEMDQHVAENHTDEKGNVIYSCSMHPSVRQNEPGDCPICGMELIEVQENTVVNGNPNEIQMSLAAMKLAEIETSVISSGIPVSTIYLPGKIKVDQNKVSSVTALFAGRIVNLYVDYEGAFVRKGQKIASIYSPELISAQQELLQAAKFKEQNPVLYKSAKRKLALWELPAQTIENIESTGEIKTEIDIVSPATGYVTKLNVSREDYVNRGSMMYMVADLSSVWVMFDAYESDLSLIQEGQKIMFTIATYPGEKFEGTVSFVDPSVNNVSRTAKVRVKANNPDKKLKPNMLAEGILSANISNHKSLLVPKSAVLWTGPRSIVFVQIPNKEEPTFAAREVTLGKRVGNQYIILEGLEVGEEVVTHGNFKLDGAAQLADKFSMMNRNPGTGSNRTGHEGHNMGAEDSGVMNMEMNSQIINEESINKEAESVPAEFKSQLNNVVQEYLKLKDALVMSDKSKVTAYANKLENELKNVNMTLVKGEQHTTWMKQLEKIDSSNKELKQSQNIEAQRAAFLMLSSTLIESVKTFGLPGVIFQQYCPMTDEGKGGYWLSETEEIANPYYGDQMHNCGETILKIES, from the coding sequence ATGAATAATTTAAAAAAATACGGTTTATATATACTAATCGGAGTTGTCGGGGTCATTCTAGGTGGGCTTCTTTTTGGTGAGAATGGGACAAATACTCATACGATGGAGCAGTCAGGTCAACTGGGGGAAATGGATCAGCATGTGGCTGAAAATCATACAGATGAAAAAGGAAATGTGATTTACTCGTGCAGTATGCACCCCAGCGTTCGTCAAAATGAACCCGGTGATTGCCCAATCTGTGGCATGGAACTCATAGAAGTACAAGAAAATACTGTTGTGAATGGAAACCCGAATGAAATACAGATGTCACTTGCAGCTATGAAACTAGCTGAAATTGAAACTTCTGTTATTAGCTCAGGAATTCCAGTATCAACAATCTATTTGCCGGGAAAAATAAAGGTTGATCAAAATAAGGTATCTAGTGTTACTGCTTTATTTGCTGGTAGAATCGTAAATCTTTATGTGGATTATGAAGGTGCTTTTGTTAGAAAAGGGCAAAAAATTGCTTCTATATACTCGCCTGAGTTGATTTCTGCTCAACAAGAATTGTTACAAGCGGCTAAATTCAAAGAACAAAATCCCGTGTTGTATAAATCGGCTAAACGGAAATTAGCTTTATGGGAATTACCTGCTCAAACTATAGAGAATATCGAGTCAACGGGTGAGATTAAAACCGAAATTGACATTGTATCTCCTGCAACCGGTTACGTAACAAAGCTAAATGTTTCCCGCGAAGACTACGTAAATCGTGGAAGTATGATGTATATGGTAGCAGATCTATCTAGTGTGTGGGTGATGTTTGATGCATATGAATCTGATCTATCCTTAATACAAGAAGGACAAAAGATTATGTTCACTATAGCAACGTATCCTGGAGAAAAATTTGAAGGAACGGTTAGTTTCGTGGATCCATCTGTCAATAATGTGAGCCGAACAGCAAAGGTGAGAGTGAAAGCAAATAATCCTGATAAGAAATTAAAACCGAACATGTTAGCTGAAGGAATATTGTCAGCTAATATCTCAAATCATAAGTCTTTATTGGTTCCTAAATCAGCTGTGCTTTGGACAGGGCCCCGTTCCATCGTATTTGTACAGATACCAAACAAAGAAGAACCCACTTTTGCAGCCAGAGAAGTTACTTTAGGTAAAAGAGTTGGAAATCAATACATCATCCTGGAAGGACTTGAAGTCGGAGAAGAAGTGGTTACACATGGCAATTTCAAGTTGGACGGAGCTGCACAACTTGCAGATAAATTCAGCATGATGAATAGAAACCCAGGAACGGGATCTAATCGAACTGGTCATGAAGGGCATAACATGGGTGCAGAAGATTCTGGTGTTATGAATATGGAGATGAATTCACAAATAATAAATGAGGAATCCATAAATAAGGAAGCGGAATCGGTTCCTGCAGAATTTAAATCTCAGTTAAATAATGTAGTTCAGGAATATTTGAAATTGAAAGACGCATTGGTAATGTCAGATAAATCCAAAGTTACTGCATATGCGAATAAACTTGAGAATGAACTCAAAAATGTAAACATGACGCTGGTGAAAGGAGAACAGCATACCACATGGATGAAACAACTTGAAAAAATTGACTCATCTAATAAAGAGCTAAAACAATCTCAGAACATCGAAGCTCAAAGGGCTGCCTTTCTAATGCTTTCATCAACCCTGATAGAGAGTGTTAAAACCTTTGGCTTACCGGGTGTGATATTCCAACAATATTGCCCTATGACAGATGAGGGAAAAGGAGGGTATTGGCTAAGTGAAACTGAAGAGATTGCCAATCCTTATTACGGAGACCAAATGCATAATTGCGGCGAAACCATATTAAAAATCGAATCATAA